In one Ananas comosus cultivar F153 linkage group 12, ASM154086v1, whole genome shotgun sequence genomic region, the following are encoded:
- the LOC109718323 gene encoding subtilisin-like protease SBT1.5, with translation MKSRQRLALLTAFSSLLPIVAIVHAQLFPIVNEPNADSNVLQTYIVNVDKPLGADSFGAHELRSYHESFLPTPTLDSGAPRLIYSYRDVMSGFAARLTPAEVADMESKPGFVHARVDQVHPLLTTYTPEFMGLTQQNSAAWASAGFGQGVVIGILDTGIHPTHPSFDPAGMPPPPPNWRGNCSLASGVWCNNKIIAARGFNNSVDATALDTDGHGTHVASTAAGNSLDNANVLGRAFGTATGMAPRAHLAIYKVCFENGCATSNTLAAIDQAIYDGVDIISMSIGGNATYRYYYDGIAQGSLAALSHGIIAVAAAGNEGPAENTLAHDAPWVLTVGAASTDRRCRAIVKLGNGEELEGETAYQPSSFNQSRVLPIVYPGAIAGYDAMLCLKGSLDYIDVRQKIVLCHLGNNTNVEKGEVVYAAGGAAMVLLNPQYLGFTTFADAHVLPAVYLTHYGRLQLTSYYYSLLNSSGVSAANASIVFHKTTYGNRPSPAVVAFSSRGPPPSNGGILKPDVLAPGSNILAAWPFAVGPNPSGLTVWTFNFESGTSMATPHVAGITALIKKKHPTWPPAYVNSAVITSAKDVDLNGNPIADEKLNRTASIFATGAGHVDPVRAMDPGLVYDIQPDDYVGYLCGLGYADWELQMLYNRPVTCSAVNWIPASAMNYPSIQVSLPRRVRSTVTVSRTVTNVGDPRSVYTARITAPQLMRVDLSTHQLRFSRLYEEASFDVTLTVISPPSGFVPPKYAAGKIEWVSGNRVVKTPIAVKFV, from the exons ATGAAGAGTCGGCAACGGCTTGCTCTCCTCACCGCAttctcttctctccttcctATTGTTGCTATTGTCCACGCACAGCTATTCCCCATAGTGAACGAACCCAACGCCGACTCCAACGTGCTCCAAACGTACATCGTCAACGTGGACAAGCCACTCGGCGCCGACTCCTTTGGCGCCCACGAATTACGCAGCTACCACGAGTCGTTTCTGCCGACGCCGACTTTGGATTCGGGCGCGCCCCGTCTCATCTACTCCTACCGTGACGTCATGAGCGGGTTCGCGGCGCGGCTGACGCCGGCCGAGGTCGCCGACATGGAGTCGAAGCCCGGGTTCGTCCACGCGCGCGTGGACCAGGTCCACCCGCTCCTCACCACGTACACCCCCGAGTTCATGGGCCTCACCCAACAGAACAGCGCCGCGTGGGCGAGCGCGGGCTTCGGGCAGGGCGTCGTGATCGGGATCCTGGACACGGGGATCCACCCGACGCACCCCTCGTTCGACCCCGCCGGGatgccgccgcccccgcccaaCTGGCGAGGAAACTGCTCCTTGGCGAGCGGGGTCTGGTGCAACAACAAGATCATCGCCGCGCGCGGGTTCAACAATTCCGTGGACGCCACGGCGCTCGACACCGACGGGCACGGCACCCACGTTGCCAGCACCGCCGCCGGGAACTCCCTCGACAACGCCAACGTCCTCGGACGCGCCTTCGGCACCGCCACGGGGATGGCGCCGCGGGCGCACCTCGCCATCTACAAGGTGTGCTTTGAAAACGGCTGCGCCACCAGCAACACCCTCGCCGCGATTGACCAGGCAATATACGACGGTGTTGACATCATCTCCATGTCCATTGGCGGCAATGCGACGTATAGGTATTACTATGACGGCATAGCCCAGGGGTCGCTGGCAGCTTTGTCGCATGGGATTATCGCTGTCGCCGCTGCTGGGAACGAAGGACCGGCTGAGAACACTTTGGCACATGACGCGCCATGG GTCCTGACTGTCGGGGCAGCATctaccgatcggaggtgtagaGCGATTGTGAAGCTGGGGAACGGAGAGGAGCTAGAGGGCGAGACAGCATACCAGCCGAGCTCATTCAACCAGTCGAGAGTGCTGCCGATCGTGTACCCGGGGGCGATCGCCGGCTACGATGCAATGTTATGCTTGAAGGGGTCGCTGGACTACATTGATGTACGGCAGAAGATAGTGCTGTGCCACCTTGGCAACAATACCAACGTCGAGAAAGGCGAGGTAGTGTACGCGGCCGGCGGGGCGGCGATGGTTCTGCTGAACCCGCAGTATCTGGGTTTCACGACATTTGCGGACGCGCACGTTCTTCCGGCGGTGTACTTGACCCACTACGGTAGGCTACAACTTACCTCCTATTACTACTCGCTGCTAAATTCTTCAGGCGTTAGTGCTGCCAATGCGTCGATCGTCTTCCACAAGACGACGTACGGCAACCGGCCATCGCCGGCGGTGGTCGCCTTCTCCTCCCGTGGGCCGCCACCCTCGAACGGTGGGATTTTAAAGCCCGACGTACTCGCCCCTGGTTCGAACATCCTCGCGGCATGGCCGTTCGCAGTCGGACCCAATCCCTCCGGGCTTACCGTATGGACATTCAATTTCGAGAGCGGCACGTCGATGGCGACCCCTCACGTGGCCGGCATTACCGCGCTGATCAAGAAAAAACACCCAACGTGGCCGCCAGCTTACGTAAACTCGGCAGTTATAACATCGGCAAAGGACGTCGACCTCAACGGGAATCCGATCGCCGACGAGAAATTGAACCGCACAGCAAGCATATTCGCAACTGGCGCCGGACACGTCGACCCCGTGAGGGCTATGGATCCCGGGCTCGTGTACGACATCCAGCCCGACGACTATGTCGGCTATTTATGCGGGCTTGGGTACGCCGACTGGGAACTGCAAATGCTGTACAACAGGCCGGTGACGTGCTCGGCCGTGAATTGGATACCTGCGTCGGCGATGAACTACCCGTCGATACAGGTGTCGCTGCCGAGGAGGGTGAGGTCCACGGTGACGGTGAGCCGCACGGTGACGAACGTCGGGGATCCGAGGTCGGTGTACACGGCGCGGATCACGGCGCCGCAGCTGATGAGGGTTGACTTGTCAACACACCAGCTACGCTTTTCGAGGCTGTACGAGGAGGCGAGCTTCGACGTTACTCTAACGGTGATCAGCCCTCCCTCGGGCTTCGTGCCGCCCAAGTACGCGGCGGGGAAGATCGAGTGGGTCTCCGGGAATCGTGTGGTCAAGACCCCCATTGCGGTTAAGTTCGTTTGA
- the LOC109718324 gene encoding subtilisin-like protease SBT1.5: MKSRQRLALLTVFSSLLPIVAIVHAQLLPIVNEPNADSNELQTYIVNVDKPLGADSFGAHELRSYHESFLPTPTLDSGAPRLIYSYRDVMSGFAARLTPAEVAAMESKPGFVHARVDQVHPLLTTYTPQFMGLTQQNSAAWASAGFGQGVVIGILDTGIHPTHPSFDPAGMPPPPPIWRGNCSLASGVWCNNKIIAARGFNASVDATALDTDGHGTHVASTAAGNSLDNANVLGRAFGTAVGMAPLAHLAIYKVCFEDGCAASDTLAAIDQAIYDGVDIISMSIGGNATYRYYYDGVAQGSLAAVSHGIIAVAAAGNEGPAENTLAHDAPWVLTVGASSTDRRCKAIVKLGNGEELEGETAYQPSSFNQSRMLPIVYPGAIVWKNASVCLKGSLDHIDVRQKIVLCHLGGNTNVEKGEVVYAAGGAAMVLLNPPSRGFTTPADPHVLPAVHLSHFGRVQLLNYYYSLLNSSGVSAAHASIVFHRTTYGNRPSPAVVAFSSRGPPPSNGGILKPDVLAPGSNILAAWPFAVGPNPSGLTVWTFNFESGTSMATPHVAGIAALIKRKHPTWPPAYANSAIITSAKDVDIDGNPIADELSNGKASIFATGAGHVDPVRAMDPGLVYDIRPDDYVGYLCGLGYADWELQMLYNRPVTCSAVSWIQASAMNYPSIQVSLPSMVGSTVTVSRTVTNVGDPRSVYTARITAPQLMRVDLSTYRLRFSRLYEEASFDVALTVIRPPSGFVPPKYAAGKIEWVSGNRVVKTPIAVKFA, translated from the exons ATGAAGAGTCGGCAACGGCTTGCTCTCCTCACCGTAttctcttctctccttcctATTGTTGCTATTGTCCACGCACAGCTACTCCCCATAGTGAACGAACCCAACGCCGACTCCAACGAGCTCCAAACGTACATCGTCAACGTGGACAAGCCACTCGGCGCCGACTCCTTTGGCGCCCACGAATTACGCAGCTACCACGAGTCGTTTCTGCCGACGCCGACTTTGGACTCGGGCGCGCCCCGCCTCATCTACTCCTACCGTGACGTCATGAGCGGGTTCGCGGCGCGGCTGACGCCGGCCGAGGTCGCCGCCATGGAGTCGAAGCCCGGGTTCGTCCACGCGCGCGTGGACCAGGTCCACCCGCTCCTCACCACCTACACCCCCCAGTTCATGGGCCTCACCCAACAGAACAGCGCCGCGTGGGCGAGCGCGGGCTTCGGGCAGGGCGTGGTGATCGGGATCCTGGACACGGGGATCCACCCGACGCACCCCTCGTTCGACCCCGCCgggatgccgccgccgccgcccattTGGCGAGGAAACTGCTCCTTGGCGAGCGGGGTCTGGTGCAACAACAAGATCATTGCCGCGCGCGGGTTCAATGCGTCCGTAGACGCCACGGCGCTCGACACCGACGGGCACGGCACCCACGTTGCCAGCACCGCCGCTGGGAACTCCCTCGACAACGCCAACGTCCTCGGACGCGCCTTCGGCACCGCCGTGGGTATGGCGCCGCTGGCGCACCTCGCCATCTACAAGGTGTGCTTCGAAGACGGCTGCGCCGCCAGCGACACGCTCGCTGCGATCGACCAGGCGATCTACGACGGCGTCGACATCATCTCCATGTCCATCGGCGGCAATGCGACGTATAGGTATTACTACGACGGCGTGGCGCAGGGGTCGCTGGCCGCGGTGTCGCATGGGATTATCGCTGTGGCCGCTGCTGGGAACGAAGGACCGGCTGAGAACACGTTGGCACACGACGCGCCATGG GTCCTGACTGTCGGGGCATCATCTACCGACCGGAGGTGTAAAGCGATTGTGAAGCTGGGGAACGGAGAGGAGCTAGAGGGCGAGACAGCATACCAGCCGAGCTCATTCAACCAGTCGAGAATGCTGCCGATCGTGTACCCGGGGGCAATCGTCTGGAAGAATGCATCGGTATGCTTGAAGGGGTCGCTGGACCACATCGATGTGCGGCAGAAGATAGTGCTGTGCCACCTTGGCGGGAATACCAACGTTGAGAAGGGTGAGGTGGTGTACGCGGCTGGCGGGGCGGCCATGGTACTGCTGAATCCGCCTTCGCGGGGCTTCACGACGCCTGCTGACCCGCACGTTCTTCCGGCGGTGCACTTGAGCCACTTTGGTAGGGTACAACTTCTAAACTATTACTACTCGCTGCTAAATTCTTCAGGCGTTAGTGCTGCCCATGCGTCGATCGTCTTCCACCGGACGACGTACGGCAACCGCCCATCTCCCGCGGTGGTCGCCTTCTCCTCCCGTGGGCCGCCACCGTCGAACGGTGGGATTTTAAAGCCCGACGTGCTCGCCCCAGGTTCAAACATCCTCGCGGCATGGCCGTTCGCAGTTGGACCCAATCCCTCGGGGCTCACCGTATGGACATTCAACTTCGAGAGTGGCACGTCGATGGCGACCCCTCACGTGGCCGGCATTGCAGCGCTGATCAAGAGAAAACACCCAACGTGGCCGCCAGCTTACGCAAACTCGGCAATTATAACGTCGGCTAAGGACGTCGACATCGACGGGAATCCGATCGCCGACGAGCTATCGAACGGCAAGGCGAGCATATTCGCGACCGGCGCCGGACACGTCGACCCCGTGAGGGCTATGGATCCCGGGCTCGTGTACGACATCCGGCCCGACGACTATGTTGGCTATTTATGCGGGCTTGGGTACGCCGACTGGGAACTGCAAATGCTGTACAACAGGCCGGTGACGTGCTCGGCCGTGAGTTGGATACAGGCGTCGGCGATGAACTACCCATCGATACAGGTGTCGCTGCCGAGCATGGTGGGGTCCACGGTGACGGTGAGCCGCACAGTGACGAATGTCGGGGATCCGAGGTCGGTGTACACGGCGAGGATCACGGCGCCGCAGCTGATGAGGGTTGACTTGTCGACATACCGGCTGCGCTTTTCGAGGCTGTACGAGGAGGCGAGCTTCGACGTTGCTCTAACGGTGATCAGGCCTCCCTCGGGCTTCGTGCCGCCCAAGTACGCGGCGGGGAAGATCGAGTGGGTCTCCGGGAATCGTGTGGTCAAGACCCCCATTGCGGTTAAGTTCGCTTGA